From a region of the Procambarus clarkii isolate CNS0578487 chromosome 2, FALCON_Pclarkii_2.0, whole genome shotgun sequence genome:
- the LOC123762452 gene encoding partner of Y14 and mago-like, translating into MSTAEYVKDESEHDMPGDQSQPDPQSLLDAQSDPACPGLESEASRLQGQCFIPASQRPDGTWRKARRVKDGYVPQKEMPLYESKGKQWAKNRPDYPVGLAPGDVATMKARQQTDDVGIPGLTLPTKQGGMSKSQKKKAAAAKKKAAAADSDITKDLENVHISNTGGKQPSASDPTKRLRNLKKKLRDIEKLEKQIASELKNPEPEQLEKVKKKDEVIQQIDDLEDELGDSH; encoded by the coding sequence ATGTCTACTGCAGAGTACGTGAAGGATGAGTCGGAACATGATATGCCGGGAGATCAATCACAGCCAGATCCCCAATCACTGCTGGATGCACAAAGTGATCCAGCCTGCCCTGGACTTGAATCTGAGGCCTCTCGCTTGCAAGGTCAATGCTTTATCCCTGCATCTCAGCGTCCCGACGGAACCTGGAGGAAAGCAAGACGTGTGAAAGATGGTTATGTTCCTCAGAAAGAAATGCCCCTATATGAAAGTAAAGGGAAGCAATGGGCCAAAAATCGACCAGACTACCCAGTAGGTCTTGCCCCAGGTGATGTTGCTACTATGAAAGCTCGTCAGCAAACAGATGATGTAGGCATTCCTGGGTTAACATTACCAACAAAACAAGGTGGCATGTCCAAGTCACAAAAAaagaaagcagcagcagcaaaaaagaaagctgcagcagcagactcGGATATAACGAAAGATTTAGAAAACGTGCACATTTCAAATACAGGAGGGAAGCAGCCATCTGCTTCTGATCCCACAAAACGATTACGCAATCTTAAGAAAAAGTTACGTGATATTGAAAAGTTGGAAAAACAGATTGCTAGTGAACTTAAGAACCCAGAACCTGAACAACTAGAGAAGGTGAAAAAGAAAGATGAGGTAATACAGCAAATTGATGACTTAGAGGATGAACTTGGTGACTCTCATTAG